The Mytilus trossulus isolate FHL-02 chromosome 3, PNRI_Mtr1.1.1.hap1, whole genome shotgun sequence genome contains a region encoding:
- the LOC134710385 gene encoding uncharacterized protein LOC134710385 gives MACASEVQNISGLTNTKCGPCQVRERDRPPQYWCMSCEEGLCDECYENHKAIKVSRHHSVVPVESSETFHNLISTFQTECHIHDSPFELYCPSHETPCCSECAAMNHASCLGITLFHTFVSDIKYSDKLDDLDKNIGTALENIEKLIEIHRNNLQQLESQYKGEFKLCDIDGNLNASKFKLQTKFQQSLQKQKIEIEKVMSELNRKRKMIVENRNNLTQLKLCGTDTQVFLLIKRIEEILVDDLNAPNAMLNAQSRKQTYSPKEEKEHLKKIFTVKRLNKEFTNYRKFLSSVIDYQESDKPRSVRLTWSMKITSSMDPNDMMKEIKKVLDVNNYDYEQRGKYLLLCVRGDRNTDSLVEWEMEVCVLPRLALNGVRFDIISGPSIEYKNTVSKITNELKL, from the exons ATGGCGTGTGCATCGGAAGTACAAA ATATATCTGGATTAACAAACACTAAATGTGGCCCTTGTCAAGTAAGAGAGAGGGATAGGCCACCACAGTATTGGTGTATGTCTTGTGAAGAGGGTCTTTGTGATGAATGTTATGAGAACCACAAGGCAATAAAAGTATCGAGACATCATTCTGTTGTCCCTGTTGAGTCATCTGAAACATTTCATAATTTGATCTCCACATTCCAGACAGAATGTCATATCCATGACAGTCCGTTTGAGTTGTATTGCCCAAGTCATGAAACACCTTGCTGTTCCGAATGTGCTGCCATGAACCACGCTAGCTGTTTGGGTATAACTCTATTCCATACATTTGTTAGTGATATTAAGTATTCAGATAAATTGGACGACCTCGATAAGAATATAGGAACTGCTTTGGAAAACATAGAAAAACTGATAGAAATTCATAGAAATAATTTGCAGCAACTGGAAAGTCAATATAAGGGAGAGTTTAAATTGTGTGATATTGATGGAAATTTAAATGCTTCTAAATTTaaacttcaaacaaaatttcaacAGTCGCTCCAGAAGCAGaaaattgaaatagaaaaagtTATGTCAgaacttaatagaaaaagaaaaatgatagTAGAAAATCGAAATAATCTAACCCAGCTGAAACTTTGTGGCACTGATACACAAGTGTTTCTTTTGATAAAACGAATAGAAGAAATTTTGGTAGACGATTTGAATGCACCTAATGCTATGTTAAATGCACAGTCTAGGAAACAGACATATTCACCAAAGGAAGAGAAggaacatttgaaaaaaatattcacagtAAAGAGATTGAACAAGGAGTTTACCAATTATAG aaaattccTCAGTTCTGTAATTGACTACCAAGAATCTGACAAACCGAGGAGCGTGAGGTTAACTTGGAGTATGAAGATCACAAGTTCTATGGACCCAAACGATATGatgaaagaaataaagaaagttTTAGACGTCAATAACTATGATTATGAACAAAGaggaaaatatttacttttatgtGTCCGTGGTGACCGGAATACAGACAGTTTAGTAGAATGGGAAATGGAAGTGTGCGTATTACCTAGACTTGCGCTTAATGGTGTACGCTTTGATATAATTTCGGGCCCTTCAATAGAATACAAGAACACGGTTTCAAAAATCACCAATGAATTGAAACTTTGA
- the LOC134710387 gene encoding ankyrin repeat family A protein 2-like — MIACGFGHTEIVKILLDRGADCNILDRNDESPLLKACELGLTEIVNILLDRGADCNILDRNDESPLLKACGADYNKGDSSGKSPVIKACENGHTEIVKMLLDKGADFTTRNLMVHSALLTAHLRGHRDTVALINQHFSQTQI; from the coding sequence ATGATAGCTTGTGGATTTGGTCATACGGAAATAGTAAAGATACTGCTAGACAGAGGAGCAGACTGTAATATATTAGACAGGAATGATGAGTCACCCCTATTGAAGGCTTGTGAACTTGGTCTCACtgaaatagtaaatattttgctAGACAGAGGAGCAGACTGTAATATATTAGACAGGAATGATGAGTCACCCCTATTGAAGGCTTGTGGAGCAGACTATAATAAAGGTGATAGTAGTGGTAAGTCACCTGTAATAAAGGCTTGTGAAAATGGTCATACAGAAATAGTGAAGATGTTGTTAGACAAAGGGGCAGACTTTACTACACGTAACTTGATGGTCCATTCAGCTTTACTGACTGCCCATTTACGAGGTCACAGAGATACAGTTGCTCTTATTAATCAACATTTCAGTCAAACACAAATTTGA
- the LOC134710388 gene encoding putative ankyrin repeat protein RBE_0220, producing the protein MLLKRGADYNKCNAFGHPLIMYACIYGHIEIVKILLDTKTNYNKRDTNGASSLMMACEHGHTEIVKMLLDKGADYNNWGGNDKSPVMYACQHGHTEIVKILLDKGADYSKCNLNGWSSVMMACGLGHTEIVKILLDRGADCNILDRNDESSLTKACKHGHTEIVKILLDKGADYSKCDMCGR; encoded by the coding sequence ATGTTGTTAAAAAGAGGAGCAGACTATAATAAATGTAATGCATTTGGTCACCCACTTATAATGTATGCCTGTATATATGGTCACATAGAAATAGTGAAGATATTATTagacacaaaaacaaactataataaacGTGACACGAATGGTGCGTCATCTCTAATGATGGCTTGTGAACATGGTCATACCGAAATAGTCAAGATGCTGTTAGACAAAGGAGCTGATTATAACAATTGGGGTGGAAATGACAAGTCACCTGTAATGTATGCTTGTCAACATGGTCATACCGAAATAGTCAAGATATTGTTAGACAAAGGAGCAGACTATAGTAAATGTAACTTGAATGGTTGGTCATCTGTGATGATGGCTTGTGGACTTGGTCATACGGAAATAGTAAAGATATTGTTAGACAGAGGAGCAGACTGTAATATATTAGACAGGAATGATGAGTCATCCCTAACAAAGGCTTGTAAACATGGTCATACAGAAATAGTCAAGATATTGTTAGACAAAGGTGCAGACTATAGTAAATGTGACATGTGTGGTAGGTAA